Proteins found in one Bacteroidota bacterium genomic segment:
- a CDS encoding DinB family protein yields the protein MPKPDPGLASDDRLRAELVALLRGSNAHVDAATTLGGLPFGRANERPDGHPHSLWDLVYHLWFTQHDILDFCRNLDYAHRAWPDAYWPDAEATRETWTDTQRAFFDDLGALIALAEEGDLLAEFGHAPGYTLLRELLLAADHNAHHLGQIILVRRALGLWG from the coding sequence ATGCCCAAGCCCGACCCCGGCCTTGCCTCCGACGACCGGCTCCGCGCTGAACTCGTCGCCCTCCTGCGCGGCAGCAACGCCCACGTCGACGCCGCCACGACGCTCGGCGGCCTCCCCTTCGGCCGGGCGAACGAGCGGCCGGACGGCCACCCGCACTCACTGTGGGACCTCGTCTACCACCTCTGGTTCACGCAGCACGACATCCTCGACTTCTGCCGGAACCTGGACTACGCGCACCGCGCCTGGCCCGACGCCTACTGGCCGGATGCCGAGGCGACGCGCGAGACGTGGACCGACACGCAGCGCGCGTTCTTCGACGATCTCGGCGCGCTCATCGCGCTCGCCGAAGAGGGCGACCTGCTTGCCGAGTTCGGGCACGCGCCAGGCTACACCCTCCTGCGCGAACTCCTCCTCGCGGCCGACCACAACGCGCACCACCTCGGGCAGATCATCCTCGTGCGGCGGGCGCTCGGCCTGTGGGGGTAA